The following proteins come from a genomic window of Mycolicibacterium rufum:
- a CDS encoding ABC transporter ATP-binding protein — MTAADAAPAVQVRGLSKSYGRLTAVRDVDLDVAYGEIVAILGPNGAGKSTTIEILEGHRTRDAGQVRVLGEDPGTADRQWRARIGIVLQDASDFGVLTVAETVRMFRRCYGQARDPDDVLDLVGLTSTADSRVRTLSGGQRRRLDVALGIIADPELLFMDEPTTGFDPEARRQFWDLIRVLAADGTTIVLTTHYLEEAATLADRVAVIADGRVVAVDTPARLTAQAHSVATVRWTEHGEIRVIETDRPTEFIRARSAHGAEMADLTVTRPTLEDAYLSLIGEQ, encoded by the coding sequence GTGACGGCGGCCGATGCGGCCCCGGCCGTCCAGGTCCGCGGACTGAGCAAGTCCTATGGCCGGCTGACCGCCGTGCGCGACGTCGACCTGGACGTCGCGTACGGCGAGATCGTCGCGATCCTCGGCCCCAACGGCGCCGGGAAGTCCACCACCATCGAGATTCTCGAAGGCCACCGCACGCGTGACGCGGGTCAGGTGCGGGTGCTCGGCGAGGACCCCGGCACCGCGGACCGGCAGTGGCGGGCCAGGATCGGCATCGTGCTGCAGGACGCCAGCGACTTCGGGGTGCTCACCGTCGCCGAGACGGTCCGGATGTTCCGGCGGTGCTACGGGCAGGCGCGCGACCCCGACGACGTGCTCGACCTGGTCGGGCTCACCTCGACCGCGGACTCGCGGGTGCGGACCCTCTCGGGCGGGCAGCGCCGCCGGCTCGACGTCGCGCTCGGCATCATCGCCGACCCCGAACTGCTCTTCATGGACGAACCCACCACCGGTTTCGACCCCGAGGCGCGGCGCCAATTCTGGGATCTGATCCGGGTTCTCGCCGCCGACGGCACCACCATCGTGCTCACCACCCACTACCTGGAGGAGGCCGCCACGCTGGCCGACCGCGTCGCGGTGATCGCCGACGGCCGCGTCGTCGCCGTCGACACCCCCGCCCGGCTGACCGCCCAGGCGCACTCGGTCGCCACGGTCCGGTGGACGGAGCACGGCGAGATCCGCGTCATCGAGACCGACCGGCCGACCGAGTTCATCCGGGCACGCTCGGCGCACGGCGCCGAGATGGCCGATCTGACCGTCACCCGGCCGACGCTCGAAGACGCGTACCTGTCGCTGATCGGGGAGCAGTGA
- a CDS encoding type I polyketide synthase, translated as MTGATEERREALAIVGIGCRLPGGVDSPQDYWRLLLSETDATREVPESRWHAARFHDPHPGKAGKMVTRRGGYLEEIDQFDAAFFGISPREANLLDPQQRLLLHATWEALEDGGIPPEGLAGSDVGVFIGGFTLDYQLLQNQGRTSRFRFKPHSATGMMMTMLANRISFAFDFRGPSMAIDTACSSSLVAVHLAAQSIWNGDCELALAGGVNIIVGPNTAIAESKSGFLSPDGRCKAFDASADGYARGEGGAVVVIKPLSQALRDGDRVYAQILGTAVTQDGHTDGITVPSEDAQRAAITTALQRAGVAPGDVGYVEAHGTGTPVGDPVETRALAGALAAGRSADDPLLIGSVKTNIGHLEAGAGVAGLIKAALALQHGTIPASLHLNTPSSPLAELHLDVPRTARSFPAGKRHVAGVNSFGFGGTNAHVVLAEPPSTPATPGQRGQTGLTLLPLSARSEEALTATAQQLAEHLRAQPDLTLSDLGYTLSRRRSHLSYRRTLTVDSIDDARDQLDALAAGGGQAALGRSGPDTPKLAFVCTGMGPQWAQMCRGLLDVYPEFTASIERTDRELSRHTDWSLIEELRRDDDTSRMAETEIAQPANFAIQIALAEQLRHFGIVPDAVIGHSAGEVAAHHLAGLLTFEQAVAVIYHRSRLQQRTTGLGRMVAVGLGAEALLQTLDAASAGEFGHRVSVAAINSPHAVTIAGDEDVLADIVRQLDEAQVFNRYLAVKVPYHTHYMDTVREDLYAAFDGLSSAPAAIPLYSTVTGEQLTGYAAGAAYWWQNTRATVLFEAAARRMLDDGYTHFVELGPHPVLASSLLEIAGSQRVLTVASQRRGDDDARTLMNCVGTVHSHGHDIDWKTVHPADGGHLVALPTYPWQSKRYWNETPEAAEDLHYTPVHPLLGQPVAGAHPTWEVELSTAVLPFLADHQVQGTVVVPGAVFLEMALAAASVTYGSACSVDDLVLHRALILDDTCDPVVRTTLDEAKGTLEFTAFTAIGDGDFGWTVTATAELNTLGSPPAHDVATDDQPAVHLRGDDFYARTASLGFAYGEMFRPVRDVGGGEDWARAQLAIPAGIADDLEDFHFHPALIDGAFQTLFGTTAVDAAGAGAGTYLPTRIRHSAVYGRPQQDMSVHVRVVSAGREEIESDITIVDRLGETLAVLHGFTVQSLSASSAMSTERIDRNLYEVHWTAQPPREDVASVDAGSWVIFADTVGFGAALARQLRDGGHRVCEVIHQPVDTLTEVDDGYAVDPQRAEQIQELLDVLQKRHGNLTGVVDFWPVDIYAGSDDRLGVITLLHVVNALAQLEGAKPRLHIVTANAQPALGTEELAVDQATVWGLGRVIGHQEFPELWGGLIDIDDTDDVDLTAARLRRHLLDVDAEDQIALRGELTLAPRLRPCAALTKPFPTKLSANATYVVTGGTGALGRSVAFHLAERGARHITLLSRREIPARALWPQMTHDDPHFATVETIRRIERLGAQVRCAAVDITDAEHVERWRDDHLRDGLPPVRGIVHAAGSVDDRLVVNMTEQDFASVMAPKVLGTRLLHNAFEKAELEFFVMFGSAGSVIASPGQGNYAAANAYLDAFAHYRRARGLPALTIGWGPWSVGMVEELKLERIYAQRGIELITPGAGVRILDRLIAQKTPHVVAITADWGRARQASFSAHLPAIFNDLEAGGAAADAGGASLIDVLAATPDDERLGVVTDHVRDVVAAVFDCAATDIDPEVMLDDLGLDSMMAMEFRVRVNSLFSIDLPVLEILRGVSVNSLAARILTELRAIHAESEAEAAGGDTQIDTAADAEADVDRLIATLSDDELRALLDDLEGTGQS; from the coding sequence ATGACCGGCGCGACCGAGGAGCGCCGTGAGGCACTGGCGATCGTCGGGATCGGCTGTCGCCTCCCCGGCGGGGTCGACTCGCCGCAGGACTACTGGCGGCTGCTGCTGAGCGAGACAGACGCCACCCGCGAGGTCCCTGAATCGCGCTGGCATGCGGCGCGTTTCCACGATCCGCATCCGGGCAAGGCCGGCAAGATGGTGACCCGCCGCGGCGGCTACCTCGAGGAGATCGACCAGTTCGACGCGGCGTTCTTCGGCATCTCGCCGCGCGAGGCGAATCTGCTCGACCCCCAGCAGCGTCTGCTCCTGCACGCCACCTGGGAGGCCCTCGAAGACGGCGGCATCCCCCCGGAGGGCCTGGCGGGCAGCGACGTCGGCGTGTTCATCGGCGGCTTCACGCTCGACTACCAGCTGCTCCAGAATCAGGGTCGGACCAGCCGCTTCCGCTTCAAGCCCCATTCCGCGACCGGGATGATGATGACGATGCTGGCGAACCGCATCTCGTTCGCGTTCGACTTCCGCGGTCCGAGCATGGCGATCGACACCGCGTGCTCCAGCTCGCTGGTCGCGGTTCACCTTGCAGCGCAGAGCATTTGGAACGGCGACTGCGAGCTCGCGCTCGCCGGCGGTGTCAACATCATCGTCGGACCCAACACCGCGATCGCCGAGTCCAAGAGCGGCTTCCTCAGCCCCGACGGCCGCTGCAAGGCGTTCGACGCCTCCGCCGACGGCTACGCCCGCGGTGAGGGCGGCGCCGTCGTCGTCATCAAACCCCTGTCGCAGGCGCTGCGCGACGGGGACCGCGTCTACGCCCAGATCCTCGGCACCGCGGTGACCCAGGACGGGCACACCGACGGCATCACCGTCCCCAGCGAGGACGCCCAGCGGGCTGCGATCACCACCGCGTTGCAACGCGCCGGCGTCGCGCCCGGCGACGTCGGCTACGTGGAGGCGCACGGCACCGGAACCCCCGTCGGTGACCCCGTCGAGACGCGGGCCCTGGCCGGTGCGCTCGCCGCCGGCAGGTCCGCCGACGATCCGCTGCTGATCGGCTCGGTGAAGACCAACATCGGCCACCTCGAGGCCGGTGCCGGTGTCGCCGGCCTCATCAAGGCCGCACTGGCACTGCAGCACGGGACCATCCCGGCGAGCCTGCACCTGAACACGCCGAGCAGTCCGCTCGCCGAACTGCATCTCGATGTGCCGCGTACCGCACGGTCGTTCCCGGCCGGGAAGCGGCACGTCGCCGGGGTGAACTCGTTCGGGTTCGGCGGCACCAACGCCCACGTCGTGCTCGCCGAACCGCCGAGCACGCCCGCCACCCCCGGGCAGCGGGGTCAGACGGGCCTCACCCTGCTGCCGTTGTCGGCGCGCTCGGAGGAGGCGCTCACCGCGACGGCCCAGCAGCTCGCCGAACACCTTCGCGCACAACCGGATCTGACACTGTCCGATCTGGGCTACACGCTCAGCCGGCGCCGCTCCCACCTCAGCTACCGGCGCACCCTGACCGTCGACAGCATCGACGACGCCCGCGACCAGCTCGACGCCCTGGCCGCCGGGGGCGGGCAGGCCGCCCTGGGACGGTCCGGACCGGACACGCCGAAGCTGGCGTTCGTCTGCACCGGCATGGGTCCGCAGTGGGCGCAGATGTGCCGGGGGCTGCTCGACGTCTACCCCGAGTTCACCGCCAGCATCGAGCGCACCGACCGCGAACTCTCCCGCCACACCGACTGGTCGCTGATCGAGGAACTGCGGCGCGACGACGACACCAGCCGGATGGCCGAAACCGAGATCGCGCAGCCGGCCAACTTCGCGATCCAGATCGCGCTCGCAGAACAGTTGCGGCACTTCGGCATCGTCCCGGACGCGGTGATCGGGCACAGCGCGGGCGAGGTCGCCGCGCACCACCTCGCCGGTCTGCTCACCTTCGAACAGGCCGTCGCGGTGATCTACCACCGCAGCCGGCTGCAGCAACGCACCACCGGGCTGGGCCGCATGGTCGCCGTCGGCCTCGGCGCCGAAGCGCTGCTGCAGACCCTTGACGCCGCCAGTGCCGGGGAGTTCGGACACCGGGTGTCGGTCGCCGCGATCAACAGCCCGCACGCCGTGACCATCGCCGGCGACGAGGACGTGCTCGCCGACATCGTGCGCCAACTCGACGAGGCGCAGGTCTTCAACCGGTACCTCGCGGTCAAGGTGCCGTACCACACCCACTACATGGACACCGTGCGAGAGGACCTCTACGCAGCGTTCGACGGCCTGTCCTCGGCCCCTGCGGCGATCCCGCTGTACTCGACCGTCACCGGCGAGCAGCTCACCGGTTACGCCGCCGGCGCCGCCTACTGGTGGCAGAACACCCGCGCCACCGTGCTTTTCGAGGCTGCGGCGCGTCGGATGCTCGATGACGGTTACACCCACTTCGTGGAGCTCGGCCCGCATCCCGTGTTGGCCTCGTCGCTGCTGGAGATCGCCGGATCGCAGCGGGTGCTCACGGTGGCGAGCCAGCGGCGCGGCGACGACGACGCCCGCACGCTGATGAACTGCGTGGGGACCGTGCACAGCCACGGCCACGACATCGACTGGAAGACCGTGCATCCCGCCGACGGCGGCCACCTCGTCGCGTTGCCGACCTATCCGTGGCAGTCCAAGCGCTACTGGAACGAGACACCCGAGGCGGCCGAGGATCTGCACTACACGCCGGTGCATCCGCTGCTGGGACAACCGGTGGCGGGCGCACATCCGACGTGGGAGGTCGAACTCAGCACCGCCGTACTGCCGTTCCTCGCCGATCATCAGGTGCAGGGCACCGTGGTGGTGCCCGGCGCCGTGTTCCTCGAGATGGCGCTGGCCGCGGCGTCGGTGACCTACGGATCGGCGTGCAGCGTCGACGATCTCGTACTGCACCGCGCCCTGATCCTCGACGACACCTGCGACCCCGTGGTCCGCACGACCCTCGACGAGGCCAAGGGCACCCTCGAGTTCACCGCGTTCACCGCGATCGGTGACGGCGACTTCGGCTGGACGGTGACCGCGACCGCCGAACTCAACACCCTCGGCTCGCCACCGGCCCACGACGTCGCGACCGACGACCAGCCCGCGGTGCACCTTCGAGGCGACGACTTCTACGCCCGCACCGCCTCGCTGGGCTTCGCCTACGGCGAGATGTTCCGCCCGGTGCGCGACGTCGGCGGCGGGGAGGACTGGGCCAGGGCGCAACTCGCGATCCCGGCCGGGATCGCCGACGACCTGGAGGACTTCCACTTCCACCCGGCGCTGATCGACGGCGCGTTCCAGACGCTGTTCGGGACGACGGCCGTCGACGCGGCCGGGGCGGGCGCGGGCACCTACCTCCCGACGCGCATCCGGCACAGCGCCGTCTACGGCAGGCCGCAGCAGGACATGTCGGTGCACGTGCGGGTCGTGTCGGCCGGCCGGGAGGAGATCGAGAGCGACATCACGATCGTCGACCGGCTCGGTGAGACCCTCGCCGTCCTGCACGGCTTCACGGTCCAGTCGCTCAGTGCGTCCTCGGCGATGTCGACCGAGCGCATCGACCGCAACCTCTACGAGGTGCACTGGACAGCGCAACCGCCGCGGGAGGACGTCGCGTCCGTCGACGCCGGGTCATGGGTGATCTTCGCCGACACGGTCGGATTCGGCGCCGCGCTGGCCCGGCAGCTGCGCGACGGCGGACACCGCGTCTGCGAGGTCATCCACCAACCGGTGGACACTCTCACCGAGGTCGACGACGGGTACGCCGTCGATCCGCAACGGGCAGAACAGATCCAGGAGCTGCTCGACGTTCTGCAGAAGCGCCACGGAAACCTCACCGGCGTCGTCGACTTCTGGCCCGTCGACATCTACGCCGGCTCCGATGACCGGCTCGGCGTCATCACACTGCTGCACGTGGTCAACGCTCTCGCCCAGCTCGAGGGCGCCAAGCCGCGCCTGCACATCGTCACCGCCAACGCGCAACCGGCGCTCGGCACCGAGGAACTGGCCGTCGACCAGGCCACCGTGTGGGGTCTGGGCCGGGTCATCGGACACCAGGAGTTCCCCGAACTGTGGGGCGGCCTGATCGACATCGACGACACCGACGACGTGGACCTGACCGCGGCCCGACTTCGCCGTCACCTGCTCGACGTCGACGCCGAGGACCAGATCGCGCTGCGCGGCGAGCTCACGCTGGCGCCCCGGCTGCGACCGTGCGCCGCGCTGACCAAGCCGTTCCCGACCAAGCTGAGCGCCAACGCGACCTACGTCGTCACCGGCGGCACCGGAGCGCTCGGCCGCAGCGTGGCGTTCCACCTCGCCGAGCGTGGGGCGCGGCACATCACGCTGCTGAGTCGCCGGGAGATCCCTGCGCGCGCACTGTGGCCCCAGATGACGCACGACGATCCGCATTTCGCGACCGTCGAGACGATCCGCCGGATCGAGCGCCTCGGCGCCCAGGTGCGGTGCGCGGCCGTCGACATCACCGACGCCGAGCACGTCGAGCGCTGGCGCGACGACCACCTGCGCGACGGTCTGCCGCCGGTCCGCGGCATCGTGCATGCCGCGGGGTCGGTCGACGACCGGTTGGTGGTGAACATGACCGAGCAGGACTTCGCTTCGGTGATGGCGCCCAAGGTGCTCGGAACCCGGCTTCTGCACAACGCTTTCGAGAAAGCGGAGCTCGAGTTCTTCGTGATGTTCGGGTCGGCGGGCTCGGTCATCGCCTCCCCCGGTCAGGGCAACTACGCCGCCGCCAACGCCTATCTCGACGCCTTCGCGCATTACCGCCGGGCGCGGGGGCTGCCCGCACTGACGATCGGCTGGGGTCCGTGGTCGGTCGGCATGGTCGAAGAGCTCAAGCTGGAGCGCATCTACGCCCAGCGCGGCATCGAGCTGATCACCCCGGGCGCCGGGGTGCGGATCCTCGACCGGCTGATCGCCCAGAAGACACCGCATGTCGTCGCGATCACCGCGGACTGGGGGCGCGCCCGCCAGGCGAGCTTCAGCGCGCACCTGCCGGCGATCTTCAACGACCTCGAGGCCGGCGGCGCCGCAGCCGACGCGGGTGGCGCATCGCTCATCGACGTCCTTGCCGCCACCCCGGACGACGAACGGCTCGGCGTCGTCACCGACCACGTCCGCGACGTCGTGGCAGCAGTGTTCGACTGTGCCGCAACCGACATCGATCCCGAGGTGATGCTCGACGACCTGGGGCTGGACTCGATGATGGCGATGGAGTTCCGGGTCCGGGTCAACAGCCTGTTCTCGATCGACCTGCCGGTGCTGGAGATCCTGCGCGGTGTCAGCGTGAACTCGCTGGCGGCCCGGATCCTGACCGAGCTGCGGGCGATCCACGCCGAGAGCGAGGCCGAGGCGGCCGGCGGGGACACCCAGATCGACACCGCCGCGGATGCGGAGGCCGACGTCGACCGGCTGATCGCGACCCTGTCCGACGACGAATTGCGGGCCCTGCTCGACGATCTGGAAGGGACCGGCCAGTCGTGA
- a CDS encoding TetR/AcrR family transcriptional regulator — protein sequence MSGPRRRLSPDARRTELLALGAEVFGQRPYDEVRIDEIAERAGVSRALMYHYFPDKRAFFAAVVRAEGERLFEATNTAPLPGQTLFGQVRAGVLAYLRYDEEYPHRAWAASTGIGRTDPVLRGIEDSDNDRQADRILGRMTAFVGEPMDEKVERDLRATVYGWLAFTFEMCRQRLMDPSLDVDFIADLCAHTLMDGVGRVPGIPAVLADAVTAPQR from the coding sequence ATGTCGGGACCACGCCGGCGCCTGTCCCCCGACGCGCGCCGCACCGAATTGCTCGCACTCGGCGCGGAGGTGTTCGGCCAGCGGCCCTATGACGAGGTCCGCATCGACGAGATCGCTGAGCGGGCAGGCGTTTCCCGTGCCTTGATGTACCACTACTTCCCGGACAAGCGCGCCTTCTTCGCCGCCGTCGTACGCGCCGAGGGCGAGCGTCTGTTCGAGGCGACGAACACGGCACCCCTGCCGGGGCAGACGCTGTTCGGGCAGGTGCGCGCCGGGGTGCTGGCCTATCTGCGCTACGACGAGGAGTATCCGCACCGCGCGTGGGCCGCCTCGACGGGTATCGGCCGCACCGACCCGGTGCTGCGCGGCATCGAGGACTCCGACAACGACCGGCAGGCCGACCGCATCCTCGGCCGGATGACCGCGTTCGTGGGCGAACCGATGGACGAGAAGGTCGAGCGAGACCTGCGGGCGACGGTCTACGGGTGGCTGGCGTTCACGTTCGAGATGTGCCGGCAGCGATTGATGGACCCGTCACTGGACGTCGACTTCATCGCCGACCTCTGCGCGCACACGCTGATGGACGGCGTCGGACGGGTGCCGGGCATTCCTGCGGTGCTCGCCGACGCGGTCACCGCGCCGCAGCGCTGA
- a CDS encoding cation:proton antiporter, protein MPPLLTITYHFFLQIVVILATYRLLWPLFRRLGQVQVVAIMVAGFLLGPSVLGWLWPQAQHWLFPTKLTIGAETITHPNLVAIYVVGQLGLVLYMFLVGSSFKLDILGAHTRQAGATSAAGIGVPLVLGGVLGWWMVDSGGYFTDKVAHWQGGLFVAAAVAITAFPMLAWIVYDSGLLNTRLGTMSLSCAAVDDACSWVLLATVVATAKGSLLGAVVAVGGGLLYLLFMVYLGRPLLARLETWTPRSADTERTGGLPIAQLSIILLVVLTASWFTDLVGIYSVFGAFVAGLVMPRGALLDAVRDRFEPLTAYLLLPGFFIYSGLNTQLTLILDGSTLVMAAVVLVVSFAAKFGAVGLAARWQGMSWYEAGSMGALANARGLMELILLNIGLEAGLISGKLYTILAVMTIITTFVATPLQRLFERRLRRTGARFGPSGLQPDREASQA, encoded by the coding sequence ATGCCGCCACTGCTGACCATCACCTACCACTTCTTCCTGCAGATCGTCGTGATCCTGGCGACCTACCGGCTGCTGTGGCCGCTGTTCCGCCGCCTCGGCCAGGTACAGGTGGTCGCCATCATGGTCGCCGGATTCCTGCTCGGCCCTTCGGTTCTCGGCTGGCTGTGGCCGCAGGCCCAGCACTGGCTGTTCCCGACGAAGCTGACCATCGGCGCCGAGACCATCACCCACCCGAACCTGGTCGCCATCTACGTCGTCGGCCAACTCGGGCTGGTGCTGTACATGTTCCTGGTCGGTTCGTCGTTCAAGCTCGACATCCTCGGTGCGCACACCCGCCAGGCCGGCGCGACGTCGGCCGCGGGCATCGGTGTGCCGCTGGTCCTGGGCGGCGTCCTGGGCTGGTGGATGGTCGACTCCGGCGGCTACTTCACCGACAAGGTCGCGCACTGGCAGGGCGGGCTGTTCGTGGCCGCAGCGGTGGCGATCACCGCCTTCCCGATGCTGGCGTGGATCGTCTACGACTCCGGGTTGCTCAACACCCGGCTCGGCACGATGTCGCTGTCGTGCGCCGCGGTCGACGACGCCTGCTCGTGGGTGCTGCTGGCCACCGTGGTGGCGACGGCGAAGGGCAGCCTGCTCGGCGCCGTCGTGGCCGTCGGCGGGGGTCTGCTCTACCTGCTGTTCATGGTGTACCTCGGCCGGCCGCTGCTGGCGCGCCTCGAAACGTGGACCCCGCGCAGCGCCGACACCGAACGCACCGGCGGCCTGCCGATCGCGCAACTGAGCATCATCCTGCTGGTCGTGCTGACCGCGAGCTGGTTCACCGACCTGGTCGGGATCTACTCGGTGTTCGGCGCGTTCGTGGCCGGGCTGGTGATGCCGCGCGGCGCGCTGCTGGACGCGGTCCGCGACCGGTTCGAACCGCTGACCGCCTACCTGCTGCTGCCGGGCTTCTTCATCTACTCGGGCCTGAACACCCAACTGACGCTGATCCTGGACGGCTCCACGCTGGTGATGGCCGCCGTCGTGCTGGTGGTGTCGTTCGCCGCGAAATTCGGCGCCGTCGGGCTGGCGGCCCGCTGGCAGGGCATGAGCTGGTACGAGGCCGGCTCGATGGGGGCGCTCGCCAACGCCCGCGGTCTGATGGAGCTGATCCTGCTCAACATCGGCCTGGAGGCCGGCCTGATCTCGGGCAAGCTGTACACGATCCTCGCCGTGATGACGATCATCACCACGTTCGTCGCGACACCGCTGCAGCGGCTCTTCGAGCGCCGCCTGCGACGCACCGGGGCGCGGTTCGGCCCCAGCGGTCTGCAACCGGACCGGGAGGCGTCGCAAGCGTAG
- a CDS encoding ABC transporter permease, whose amino-acid sequence MATKRIDRPARARHSAPNPALPSALRIGMSRIVPELKMFYRRPEQVVLTFSMPAIICLLLGSIFSAAVPGSDVSTGAVIAASMLAYGILSTSFINLGISVAADRETGALRRLRGTPATATSYFVGKIALVAIASLAEAIILILVGVFVFGLRLPTGLAEWWTLGWVFALGITSCSLLGLLVSNVANNAVSAAVLTNGPAVGLQFVSGTYVPLMMLPAWMLVIGSLFPVKWMAQGFRSVLLPPQMVAAEPAGSWEHGRIFLVLAAWTVVGLLACLRAFRWSEQR is encoded by the coding sequence ATGGCGACCAAGCGCATCGACCGGCCGGCCCGCGCCCGGCACAGCGCACCCAACCCGGCGCTGCCGTCGGCGCTGCGCATCGGAATGTCGCGCATCGTTCCGGAACTGAAGATGTTCTACCGGCGCCCCGAGCAGGTGGTGCTGACGTTCTCGATGCCCGCGATCATCTGCCTGCTGCTCGGGTCGATCTTCTCGGCCGCGGTGCCGGGCAGCGACGTCAGCACCGGGGCGGTGATCGCGGCGAGCATGCTCGCCTACGGCATCCTGTCCACGTCGTTCATCAACCTCGGGATCAGCGTCGCCGCCGACCGCGAGACCGGCGCGCTGCGGCGGCTGCGCGGCACCCCGGCGACCGCGACGTCGTACTTCGTCGGCAAGATCGCGCTGGTCGCCATCGCCAGCCTCGCCGAGGCGATCATCCTGATCCTGGTCGGGGTGTTCGTGTTCGGTCTGCGGCTGCCGACCGGCCTGGCCGAATGGTGGACGCTGGGCTGGGTTTTCGCTCTCGGCATCACGAGTTGCTCGCTGCTGGGGCTGCTGGTGAGCAACGTCGCCAACAACGCGGTGTCGGCCGCGGTGCTGACCAACGGCCCCGCCGTCGGACTGCAGTTCGTCTCGGGCACCTATGTGCCGCTGATGATGCTGCCCGCATGGATGCTCGTCATCGGGTCGCTGTTCCCGGTGAAATGGATGGCCCAGGGGTTCCGGTCGGTGCTGCTGCCGCCGCAGATGGTCGCCGCCGAACCGGCGGGCAGCTGGGAACACGGGCGGATCTTCCTGGTGCTCGCCGCGTGGACCGTCGTCGGTCTGCTGGCCTGTCTGCGGGCGTTCCGCTGGTCGGAGCAGCGCTGA